A single window of Pontibacillus chungwhensis DNA harbors:
- the qcrB gene encoding menaquinol-cytochrome c reductase cytochrome b subunit, translating to MLQKLYDWVDERVDITPLWRDIADHEVPEHVNPAHHFSAFVYCFGGLTFFVTVIQVLSGMFLTMYYVPDIENAWESVYYLQKEVAYGQIVRGMHHWGASLVIVMMFLHTLRVFFQGAYKKPRELNWVVGVLIFFVMLGLGFTGYLLPWDNKAFFATQVGLQIAEQTPLIGTEVKTLLAGDPDIVGAQTLTRFFAIHVFFLPAALFGLMAAHFVMIRKQGISGPL from the coding sequence ATGCTTCAAAAACTTTACGATTGGGTGGACGAGCGTGTCGATATTACACCTTTATGGCGTGATATTGCGGATCACGAGGTTCCTGAACACGTGAACCCTGCTCATCACTTTTCAGCATTCGTTTATTGTTTTGGAGGACTCACGTTCTTCGTTACAGTTATTCAAGTTCTATCTGGTATGTTCTTAACCATGTATTATGTGCCAGACATTGAAAACGCATGGGAGTCTGTTTATTACCTTCAAAAAGAGGTAGCTTACGGTCAAATTGTACGCGGTATGCACCACTGGGGTGCTAGTCTCGTAATCGTGATGATGTTCTTACATACATTGCGCGTATTCTTCCAGGGAGCTTATAAAAAGCCTCGTGAATTGAACTGGGTAGTAGGGGTACTTATTTTCTTTGTTATGCTCGGTCTAGGTTTCACAGGTTATCTGCTTCCATGGGATAACAAGGCGTTCTTCGCTACTCAAGTAGGTCTTCAAATTGCTGAACAAACGCCGCTTATCGGTACAGAAGTGAAGACATTACTGGCTGGTGACCCGGATATTGTAGGTGCACAAACGTTAACTCGTTTCTTTGCTATCCACGTATTCTTCCTGCCAGCTGCATTATTCGGATTAATGGCAGCACACTTTGTTATGATTCGTAAACAAGGAATTTCTGGTCCACTATAG
- a CDS encoding ubiquinol-cytochrome c reductase iron-sulfur subunit — MSDKKQPVSRRQFLNYTLTGVGGFMAAAMLSPMVRMAVDPVLKPKEAGEFHATGTEVANITKEPTRVDFSFEQKDAWYVSEVSKTAWVYKNEDGDVIALSPICKHLGCIVKWEGGSGHENRYYCPCHGGLYEKSGENVPGTPPLAPLDQYKIKIQDGMLYLGEIIPNKVV; from the coding sequence ATGAGCGATAAAAAACAACCAGTATCCCGCCGTCAGTTTCTGAACTACACGCTAACAGGTGTAGGAGGGTTTATGGCAGCGGCTATGCTTTCGCCGATGGTTCGAATGGCAGTAGATCCAGTTCTTAAACCGAAAGAAGCTGGGGAATTTCACGCAACAGGTACTGAAGTAGCAAACATTACAAAGGAACCGACACGCGTAGATTTCTCTTTCGAACAAAAAGATGCATGGTATGTATCTGAAGTGTCGAAAACAGCATGGGTTTACAAGAATGAAGATGGCGATGTGATTGCGCTTTCACCGATTTGTAAACACTTGGGATGTATTGTGAAGTGGGAAGGTGGCTCGGGACATGAAAACAGGTATTACTGTCCTTGTCACGGGGGTCTTTATGAGAAAAGTGGAGAAAACGTACCTGGTACGCCTCCATTAGCTCCGCTAGATCAATACAAAATCAAAATTCAAGATGGCATGCTGTACTTAGGAGAAATCATTCCAAATAAGGTGGTGTAA
- a CDS encoding DUF2487 family protein has product MKWNGQDAMLYSQSKEFVDTWIVPLIPYSLAGSENELKMLANQSELLTLFMKEVEEEYRGRIFLSPSYTYLKETPVSKEIERINEWTTEMKERGFKHVLFFTFDQQWKKVEKDLESSLIWMPLPKVDDIHNEEAQKVLRSQIEQVTELITAYWQE; this is encoded by the coding sequence ATGAAATGGAATGGACAGGATGCAATGTTATATTCTCAATCTAAAGAATTTGTCGATACCTGGATTGTACCTTTAATCCCTTATTCTTTAGCAGGTTCAGAGAATGAACTTAAAATGCTTGCAAATCAATCTGAATTGTTAACGTTATTTATGAAGGAAGTTGAAGAAGAATATAGGGGGAGAATTTTTCTATCGCCATCCTATACCTACTTAAAAGAAACACCTGTCTCTAAGGAAATCGAGCGAATAAATGAGTGGACAACAGAAATGAAAGAGCGAGGCTTTAAACATGTCTTGTTCTTTACGTTTGATCAACAGTGGAAAAAGGTAGAGAAGGACTTAGAATCTTCATTAATATGGATGCCTCTTCCTAAAGTCGACGATATACATAATGAAGAGGCTCAAAAAGTTCTTCGATCTCAAATTGAACAAGTAACCGAATTAATTACAGCATATTGGCAAGAATAA
- a CDS encoding ReoY family proteolytic degradation factor, translating into MKMPVSVEDKKEFVRWFLNHFQLKRRESVWILNYLINHDSIMEHVHFVEEARFCPRGIVISTHCVDEVPFRFYKDQIMTTDAEKSFHDIRLNRNEPVYIQLNFRNSHQSAPYAAVLEENPFMPQDYFITEKDQELAELVLETSISNYQTQSLRTKIDRALDCGDKETFERLSEQLNNLKKNVTP; encoded by the coding sequence GTGAAAATGCCGGTCTCGGTTGAGGATAAGAAGGAATTTGTTCGTTGGTTTTTGAATCATTTTCAGTTAAAGCGCAGAGAAAGTGTATGGATTTTAAACTATCTGATCAATCATGATTCGATTATGGAGCATGTACACTTTGTGGAAGAAGCAAGATTTTGCCCTAGAGGTATTGTTATATCAACCCATTGTGTTGATGAAGTTCCATTCCGCTTTTATAAGGATCAGATTATGACAACGGATGCAGAGAAATCGTTTCATGATATTCGTTTGAATCGAAATGAACCTGTTTATATCCAACTAAATTTCAGAAATTCTCACCAGAGCGCTCCTTATGCAGCGGTTTTAGAAGAGAACCCTTTTATGCCTCAAGATTACTTTATCACTGAAAAAGATCAGGAATTAGCTGAATTAGTATTGGAAACATCTATATCGAACTACCAAACTCAAAGTTTAAGAACCAAAATTGACCGAGCTTTGGACTGTGGTGATAAAGAAACATTTGAGCGATTGAGTGAGCAATTAAACAATCTTAAAAAAAATGTAACTCCCTAA
- a CDS encoding tetratricopeptide repeat protein, with amino-acid sequence MQGIEQAIQYMNAGKTEQAVETLRTELSRAGDEEKYTIAEMFMQWGMVEEAKDVLEELKQRYPGEHELTLLLAEIYVDQEDDEKAIDLLNQIPEDNEEYLGALVQLADLYQAQGLFEVAEQKLLLAKNISPNEPVIDFALGELAFSVGEYQKSIPYYEKALRRDQKMGETDITLRLAEAFAIEGDFDQALDYFQAADEMTPDILFRYGFTAYQANRIDIAIRVWNKLIEEDPFYQSAYPLLAEAYEAEGMIEEAYDIANKGLKKDEFNKDLFYLAGTLAFRLTKKQEGYQHIRQSLSIDPGFKEAALFLVERLKEDGDFEAIKDILEYLSEMNEEEPLYKWYLAQANNELEHFKEALNDYQEAYNTFKDDSDFLKEYGYFLVEEGRVKEAQSVFERYLTIEPTDEEVETFMARLQSGNEE; translated from the coding sequence ATGCAAGGCATAGAACAAGCCATTCAATATATGAATGCAGGAAAAACCGAGCAAGCTGTAGAAACATTACGTACGGAGTTATCTCGTGCTGGAGATGAGGAAAAATATACAATAGCAGAAATGTTCATGCAATGGGGAATGGTTGAAGAAGCAAAAGATGTACTAGAAGAACTTAAGCAACGTTACCCAGGAGAACATGAATTAACACTCTTACTTGCAGAGATTTATGTAGACCAAGAAGATGATGAGAAAGCCATCGATCTCTTAAATCAAATTCCAGAAGATAACGAAGAATATTTAGGAGCACTCGTTCAGCTTGCTGACCTTTATCAAGCTCAAGGTCTATTTGAAGTAGCTGAACAAAAGTTACTATTAGCAAAGAATATTTCTCCAAATGAACCAGTTATCGATTTCGCTTTAGGTGAATTGGCGTTCTCAGTGGGGGAATATCAAAAGAGTATTCCATACTACGAGAAAGCTTTACGACGTGATCAGAAGATGGGGGAAACAGATATTACATTACGCCTCGCTGAGGCCTTTGCTATTGAAGGTGACTTTGATCAAGCTCTTGACTATTTCCAAGCTGCTGACGAAATGACACCTGATATTTTATTCCGCTACGGTTTTACGGCTTATCAAGCGAATCGTATTGATATTGCTATTCGAGTATGGAACAAACTTATTGAAGAAGATCCTTTCTATCAATCTGCATATCCGTTGCTTGCTGAGGCCTACGAGGCTGAAGGGATGATTGAAGAGGCATATGATATAGCAAATAAAGGACTTAAGAAAGACGAATTCAATAAGGATCTATTTTATCTAGCAGGTACTTTAGCCTTCAGACTTACGAAGAAACAAGAAGGGTATCAACATATCAGACAATCCTTGTCTATTGACCCTGGTTTTAAAGAAGCTGCTCTATTCTTAGTAGAGCGACTGAAAGAAGATGGGGACTTTGAGGCCATTAAGGATATTTTAGAATATCTCAGTGAAATGAATGAAGAGGAACCTCTTTATAAGTGGTATTTAGCTCAGGCTAATAATGAATTAGAACACTTTAAAGAGGCATTAAATGACTACCAGGAAGCATATAATACCTTTAAAGATGACAGTGACTTCCTGAAAGAGTATGGATATTTCCTTGTAGAAGAAGGAAGAGTGAAGGAAGCACAAAGCGTATTCGAACGTTATCTCACCATTGAACCAACTGATGAAGAAGTAGAAACATTTATGGCCCGTTTGCAGTCTGGTAACGAGGAATAG
- the aroA gene encoding 3-phosphoshikimate 1-carboxyvinyltransferase, with translation MNQMEIKPRPHSLRGTLRVPGDKSISHRSIMLGSLAEGKTTVKHFLTGEDCITTINVFRAMGVQIQQNDDEVTIVGKGLNGLSEAVEPLNLGNSGTTTRLLLGILAGIPNHYSLFGDTSLSKRPMNRVVDPLREMGATIDGREHGNLLPLSIRGQALKPIHYRLPVNSAQVKSAVLLAGLFAEGTTTVMEPVKTRDHTERLLEAFGVKVVREDDLIHLEGGQTLTGVDIEVPGDISSAAFFMCAAALKKDSEVTLKDVGLNPTRTGIIDVLKDMGVSMEINTTRHIGDEPVGDITVKGGTLNGATLSGELIPRLIDELPIIALLASRAEGKTIIKDAEELRYKETDRIKAVVDTLNQMGVKADATQDGMVIEGSSNPLKGGVFSSYHDHRIGMMVAVASLVCEEEIILENPSCISISYPNFFEDLDSLYVQA, from the coding sequence ATGAATCAGATGGAAATTAAACCAAGGCCCCATTCTTTAAGGGGAACCCTAAGGGTACCCGGAGACAAGTCCATTTCACATCGGTCTATTATGCTTGGCTCTTTAGCGGAGGGCAAAACCACGGTTAAACATTTCTTAACAGGTGAAGATTGCATAACAACCATTAATGTATTTCGCGCTATGGGGGTCCAAATTCAGCAGAACGATGACGAAGTAACCATTGTTGGAAAAGGGTTGAACGGTCTGTCAGAGGCTGTGGAGCCATTAAATTTAGGGAATTCAGGTACAACCACACGCCTCCTTCTAGGGATACTGGCTGGAATACCGAATCATTATAGTTTATTTGGAGACACTTCTTTGTCTAAACGACCAATGAACCGGGTAGTTGATCCCTTGCGCGAAATGGGTGCAACCATTGATGGTAGAGAACACGGAAATCTCTTGCCTCTAAGTATTAGAGGACAAGCTTTAAAGCCAATCCATTATCGTCTTCCTGTTAATAGTGCTCAAGTGAAGTCAGCCGTCTTACTAGCTGGATTGTTTGCAGAAGGAACAACCACCGTGATGGAACCTGTTAAAACGAGGGATCATACTGAACGTTTATTAGAAGCATTTGGTGTTAAGGTGGTCCGTGAAGATGATTTAATTCATCTTGAGGGAGGTCAAACGTTAACAGGAGTAGACATTGAAGTGCCTGGTGATATCTCATCTGCTGCTTTCTTTATGTGTGCAGCAGCATTGAAAAAAGATAGTGAAGTAACGTTAAAAGATGTAGGATTAAACCCTACACGAACTGGAATTATAGATGTCTTAAAAGATATGGGTGTATCCATGGAGATTAATACTACCCGACACATTGGTGATGAACCGGTTGGCGATATTACCGTAAAGGGCGGAACGTTAAACGGAGCCACTTTGTCTGGGGAACTCATTCCGCGTTTAATAGATGAACTTCCTATCATTGCTCTTCTTGCTTCAAGAGCAGAAGGGAAGACGATTATTAAAGATGCAGAAGAACTGCGGTATAAAGAAACAGACCGAATTAAAGCTGTTGTAGATACACTCAATCAAATGGGAGTTAAAGCAGATGCTACTCAAGATGGCATGGTTATAGAAGGCTCCTCAAATCCTCTTAAGGGTGGCGTGTTTTCTTCTTATCATGATCATCGTATTGGAATGATGGTGGCTGTAGCCTCTTTAGTATGTGAAGAAGAGATCATTTTAGAGAATCCATCTTGTATTTCTATATCCTATCCCAATTTCTTTGAAGATTTAGATTCTCTTTACGTGCAAGCATAA
- a CDS encoding prephenate dehydrogenase, with protein MEHTTIFVVGLGLIGGSIALNLQNNKHSTVIGFDGNAKTLDYAMQNQIIDQQVTSFEEGVSLADIVFLATPTSITRSYIQQLEQMKLKKELIVTDVCSVKKPVMETAESLTNQKVVFVGGHPMAGSHKNGIEAAKAHLFENAYYLFIPGTHACEEHVSKLEKLLSSTRSYFVTVDVEAHDQMTGVISHFPHLIASALVHQARSWHDTHPFLHELAAGGFRDITRIASSHPKMWNDIFFQNRETMISLLSDWIHEMDHLKSLVETLEHDELHTYLEQAKQYRDGLPVKQKGAIPSFYDLYVDIHDQPGALSEVTHIVAQETISIVNIQILEIREGISGALRLSFQTAKDQKHAQMLLQSNGYEVTIE; from the coding sequence ATGGAGCATACTACAATCTTTGTAGTAGGTTTAGGGTTAATCGGAGGTTCGATTGCCCTAAACTTACAAAATAATAAGCATTCAACTGTTATCGGCTTTGATGGTAACGCCAAAACACTAGATTACGCCATGCAAAATCAGATTATAGATCAGCAAGTAACATCTTTCGAAGAAGGTGTAAGCCTTGCTGATATCGTTTTCCTAGCTACGCCAACTTCCATCACGCGTTCTTATATCCAACAACTTGAGCAGATGAAATTAAAAAAAGAACTAATTGTTACGGATGTTTGTTCAGTAAAAAAACCTGTTATGGAGACTGCGGAGTCTCTTACCAATCAAAAAGTCGTTTTTGTTGGAGGGCACCCGATGGCTGGGTCGCACAAAAATGGGATTGAAGCTGCTAAAGCCCATCTGTTCGAAAATGCCTATTATTTATTTATTCCAGGCACGCACGCTTGTGAGGAACATGTGTCTAAACTTGAGAAGTTACTAAGCTCAACAAGGAGCTATTTCGTTACTGTCGATGTGGAAGCACATGATCAAATGACAGGAGTCATCTCACATTTTCCGCATTTAATTGCGTCTGCACTAGTGCATCAGGCTCGATCTTGGCATGATACTCATCCTTTTTTACATGAATTAGCTGCTGGAGGGTTTCGAGACATTACACGAATTGCTTCAAGTCATCCGAAAATGTGGAATGATATCTTTTTCCAGAATCGTGAAACGATGATTTCACTCCTTTCTGATTGGATTCACGAGATGGACCACCTAAAATCTTTAGTCGAGACACTAGAACATGATGAACTACATACGTATTTAGAACAGGCGAAGCAGTACCGAGATGGTTTGCCTGTTAAGCAAAAAGGTGCCATCCCTTCCTTTTATGATCTGTACGTAGATATTCATGATCAGCCTGGAGCCCTGTCTGAGGTTACCCATATTGTAGCCCAGGAAACGATTAGTATCGTAAATATCCAAATTCTTGAGATCAGAGAAGGAATTTCAGGAGCGTTACGCTTGAGTTTTCAAACAGCGAAAGACCAAAAACACGCTCAAATGCTCTTGCAATCTAACGGATATGAAGTAACCATTGAATAA
- the hisC gene encoding histidinol-phosphate transaminase — protein MRTKPIFNQLKPYVPGKTIDEVKEAYGLDRIIKLASNENPFGFSSHVQKHLAEAVTNLEIYPDGYARKLRTKLAADLQVDETKLIFGNGSDEIMQIICRTYLEPGANTVMATPTFPQYRHNALIEGAEVREVPLINGYHDLQEMLNVIDEETRVVWLCNPNNPTGNIFTQDEFDTFMERCPAHVLVVLDEAYMEYVSNEAFPNAVDSLGKYENLIVTRTFSKAYGLAALRIGYGIARESIITKLEPAREPFNTSVIAQHAAILALEDQNFIETTFEQNVETKQELEAFCDRLGLEYYPSETNFLLIHLPITGDEMTEHLLQNGFIVRSGEALGIPQSIRLTIGKKEHMQEVMEAMERKLVKVQNS, from the coding sequence ATGAGAACAAAACCTATTTTTAACCAATTAAAGCCTTACGTGCCAGGCAAGACAATCGATGAAGTGAAGGAAGCTTACGGATTAGACAGAATTATAAAGTTGGCTTCTAATGAAAATCCATTTGGTTTCTCAAGTCATGTGCAGAAACACCTTGCCGAAGCGGTTACAAATCTCGAGATTTATCCTGATGGATACGCTAGAAAGTTAAGAACAAAACTAGCTGCAGATCTTCAGGTTGATGAAACGAAGTTGATCTTTGGTAATGGGTCTGATGAAATTATGCAAATCATTTGTCGTACGTATCTAGAACCAGGTGCAAATACGGTGATGGCTACCCCAACCTTTCCTCAATACCGACATAATGCGTTGATTGAAGGTGCCGAAGTTCGTGAAGTCCCTCTAATTAACGGGTATCATGACCTGCAAGAAATGCTGAACGTAATAGATGAAGAGACACGTGTCGTTTGGTTATGTAACCCTAACAATCCTACAGGAAACATCTTCACTCAAGATGAGTTCGATACGTTTATGGAGAGATGTCCGGCCCATGTGTTAGTGGTACTCGATGAAGCTTATATGGAGTATGTTTCAAATGAAGCATTTCCAAATGCAGTAGATTCTCTTGGAAAATATGAAAACCTTATAGTTACACGAACATTTTCAAAGGCTTATGGACTTGCTGCTTTAAGGATCGGATATGGAATAGCACGTGAATCTATTATCACAAAGCTAGAGCCGGCTCGTGAACCATTTAATACATCTGTAATAGCTCAGCACGCTGCGATCCTTGCTTTGGAAGATCAGAATTTTATAGAGACTACCTTTGAGCAAAATGTTGAGACTAAGCAAGAGCTAGAAGCCTTTTGCGATAGACTAGGTTTAGAATATTATCCATCTGAAACGAACTTTTTACTCATACACTTACCTATAACAGGAGATGAAATGACAGAGCATCTATTACAGAATGGATTTATTGTCCGTTCCGGCGAAGCTCTTGGAATTCCTCAATCAATTCGCTTAACCATTGGTAAGAAAGAACACATGCAGGAAGTTATGGAAGCAATGGAACGGAAATTAGTGAAGGTGCAAAATAGCTGA
- the aroH gene encoding chorismate mutase: MIRGVRGATTVKQNRAEEIVNHTHSLLEEMIDENGIDPEQVASIQISTTEDLNATFPAKAVRKIEGWTFVPVMCMREIPVPQSLERCIRVMMHVNTEMNQKEIRHIYQHEAKQLRPDLIQEEGKGLS, from the coding sequence TTGATTAGAGGAGTTAGAGGAGCTACAACAGTAAAGCAGAATAGAGCAGAGGAAATTGTGAATCATACTCATTCATTGTTAGAGGAAATGATTGATGAAAATGGAATTGATCCAGAGCAGGTGGCGTCTATTCAAATTTCCACTACAGAAGATTTAAATGCGACATTTCCAGCTAAAGCAGTGCGTAAGATTGAAGGATGGACGTTTGTTCCGGTTATGTGCATGAGGGAAATACCGGTACCCCAATCACTTGAACGATGCATTCGTGTTATGATGCATGTTAATACTGAAATGAATCAAAAAGAGATTCGTCATATCTATCAACATGAAGCAAAACAATTACGTCCGGATCTTATTCAAGAAGAAGGGAAGGGTTTATCATGA
- the aroB gene encoding 3-dehydroquinate synthase: MEQLHVKHEHGSYTVSIGSGLRHTISEHLPKSYRQVFIITDSNVAPLYMDDVKQSFPETTVVTTYVVPAGEESKSLSVFYDCHTKAIEYGVDRQSSIVALGGGVIGDLAGYVAASYMRGVDYVQVPTTLLAHDSSVGGKVAINHALGKNLIGHFYQPVAVIYDTASLNTLSKTEWRSGMAEVIKHAWIAHDQAFLDQCYSIDHFEDVDKDLLNSLILQGIAVKARIVTEDEREQGNRRFLNFGHTLAHAIEAEMGYGEITHGEAVAIGMDFALKVSESYFDCSLNRMNFRNWIMAHGYPISVINHLDQHELLHRMTRDKKNVNSEIRMVLLSKQGNPQVVSFTKDEIRNELKEYHKEVSQV, from the coding sequence ATGGAGCAGTTACATGTTAAACATGAACATGGAAGCTACACCGTTTCTATTGGATCTGGGCTACGCCATACAATATCCGAACACTTGCCTAAATCATATAGGCAAGTGTTCATAATTACAGATAGTAATGTTGCTCCTTTATATATGGATGATGTGAAACAGAGCTTTCCTGAAACTACAGTGGTTACTACTTACGTCGTACCTGCAGGTGAGGAGTCAAAAAGTCTATCTGTATTTTATGATTGTCATACAAAAGCTATTGAATATGGCGTTGATCGTCAATCTTCAATTGTGGCGCTAGGTGGTGGCGTGATTGGAGACCTTGCTGGGTATGTGGCAGCTAGCTATATGAGGGGTGTAGATTATGTGCAAGTCCCAACAACGCTGTTAGCGCATGATAGTAGTGTAGGTGGAAAAGTTGCTATTAACCATGCTCTTGGGAAGAATTTAATAGGCCACTTTTATCAGCCTGTAGCTGTCATATATGATACGGCATCACTTAACACTCTCTCAAAAACAGAGTGGAGATCAGGGATGGCGGAAGTCATAAAACATGCTTGGATTGCACATGATCAAGCATTTTTGGATCAGTGCTACTCCATTGATCATTTTGAAGATGTAGACAAGGATTTATTGAATTCCCTCATTTTGCAAGGAATAGCTGTTAAAGCTAGAATTGTAACAGAGGATGAACGTGAACAAGGTAATCGTCGATTTCTGAATTTTGGCCACACTTTAGCGCACGCCATTGAAGCTGAAATGGGCTATGGGGAGATCACTCACGGGGAAGCCGTGGCCATAGGGATGGATTTCGCTTTAAAAGTGAGTGAGTCTTATTTTGATTGCTCATTGAACCGTATGAATTTCAGAAATTGGATAATGGCTCATGGTTACCCTATTTCCGTCATAAATCACTTAGATCAACATGAATTGTTACATAGAATGACAAGAGATAAGAAGAATGTTAACTCAGAGATAAGAATGGTATTGTTATCCAAACAAGGAAATCCTCAAGTTGTTTCCTTTACAAAAGACGAGATAAGAAATGAATTGAAAGAGTATCACAAAGAGGTGAGTCAAGTTTGA
- the aroC gene encoding chorismate synthase translates to MRYLTAGESHGKQLTTIVEGIPSLMPLLSEDINESLIRRQGGYGRGRRMQIEKDLINITGGVRHGYTLGSPISLVLTNDDFTHWRNIMGEDPIGDDEEVRRTISRPRPGHADLNGALKYGHRDMRNVLERSSARETAARVAAGAIAKKLLAELDIKITGYVNTIGGITASYDETLSIEERQEISEASPVRTLDKDAEEKMMKAIDTAKQEGDSIGGVVEVMVEGMPAGIGSYVQYDRKIDSRIAGSVVSINAFKGVEFGVGFQAGHMNGSEVHDEIAWSEDRGYYRKTNRLGGFEGGMTTGMPLIVKGVMKPIPTLYKPLQSVDIDSKEPFKASIERSDSCAVPAAAVVMEHVVAWELARALTEQFPHDQFPKLKESLDQYREEIRCF, encoded by the coding sequence ATGAGATATTTAACTGCAGGCGAATCACATGGAAAACAACTTACAACAATCGTAGAAGGGATCCCTTCTCTTATGCCACTACTTTCTGAGGATATAAATGAATCCTTAATACGTAGACAAGGTGGCTATGGGCGTGGTCGCCGTATGCAGATTGAAAAGGACTTGATTAACATTACGGGTGGGGTTAGACATGGTTACACCCTGGGATCCCCTATATCCCTTGTTTTGACGAATGATGATTTCACTCATTGGAGAAACATCATGGGAGAAGACCCAATAGGGGATGATGAAGAAGTTCGTCGTACAATTAGTCGCCCTCGACCTGGCCATGCCGATCTGAATGGAGCTTTAAAGTACGGACACCGAGATATGCGTAATGTGTTAGAACGTTCTTCTGCACGAGAAACAGCTGCTCGAGTAGCTGCGGGTGCTATTGCGAAGAAGCTCCTCGCCGAACTCGACATTAAAATAACAGGTTATGTAAATACAATTGGTGGTATCACAGCTTCTTACGATGAAACACTGTCTATAGAAGAACGACAAGAGATATCTGAAGCTTCTCCTGTAAGAACACTTGATAAAGATGCCGAAGAGAAAATGATGAAGGCAATCGATACAGCCAAGCAAGAAGGAGATTCAATTGGAGGAGTCGTAGAAGTAATGGTAGAAGGTATGCCTGCTGGTATAGGCTCATACGTTCAGTACGATCGGAAAATTGATTCACGTATTGCTGGGAGCGTTGTAAGCATTAATGCCTTTAAGGGTGTTGAATTTGGAGTAGGCTTCCAAGCTGGACACATGAATGGAAGTGAAGTTCATGATGAAATTGCTTGGTCTGAAGATAGAGGATATTACCGTAAGACGAATCGCTTAGGAGGATTTGAAGGCGGTATGACTACAGGTATGCCTTTAATTGTAAAAGGTGTGATGAAACCAATCCCAACACTATATAAACCATTACAAAGTGTTGATATTGATTCAAAAGAGCCGTTTAAAGCTAGTATTGAGCGTTCCGATTCTTGCGCGGTTCCAGCTGCTGCAGTCGTTATGGAACATGTTGTAGCTTGGGAACTTGCTCGCGCATTAACAGAACAATTCCCTCATGATCAGTTCCCTAAATTAAAAGAAAGTTTAGATCAATACAGAGAAGAAATTAGGTGCTTCTAA
- a CDS encoding CheR family methyltransferase yields the protein MAEDYQGFINQVKRKTGIDLSLYKEAQMKRRLTTLRDKRGYKSFDRYFQALSKDDELFFEFLDRMTINVSEFYRNQKRWEVLESKLLPDLVKGKKSLKVWSAACSTGEEPYTLAMVLSQFFPLKDIHILATDIDENVMYRAKQGIYPERSLKEVPPHIKSKYFKPKGNLFEVSEDIKRVVTFKKHNLLSDEYESHFDLIICRNVLIYFTEAAKSEVYKRFSHALNKDGILFVGSTEQIFNAHTYNFEIADTFFYKKS from the coding sequence ATGGCAGAGGACTATCAAGGATTTATTAATCAAGTTAAACGTAAGACTGGGATTGATCTTTCGTTGTATAAAGAAGCACAAATGAAACGCAGGTTAACGACCCTTCGGGATAAACGAGGTTATAAGAGTTTCGATCGTTATTTTCAAGCTCTATCAAAAGATGATGAATTGTTTTTTGAATTTCTTGATCGGATGACGATTAATGTGTCTGAATTCTATCGGAATCAAAAGCGTTGGGAAGTGCTAGAATCAAAATTATTGCCAGATCTAGTCAAAGGTAAGAAATCTTTAAAAGTCTGGAGTGCTGCTTGTTCCACTGGCGAAGAGCCTTATACACTTGCTATGGTATTGAGTCAATTTTTCCCTTTGAAAGACATTCATATATTGGCTACAGATATTGATGAAAATGTAATGTACAGAGCTAAACAAGGAATATATCCTGAACGTTCTTTAAAGGAGGTTCCTCCTCACATTAAATCTAAATATTTTAAGCCAAAAGGCAACTTATTTGAAGTTTCAGAAGACATCAAAAGGGTTGTAACGTTTAAAAAACACAATTTGTTATCTGATGAATATGAATCCCATTTTGACCTGATTATTTGTAGAAATGTTTTGATTTACTTTACTGAGGCAGCTAAAAGTGAAGTGTATAAACGTTTTAGTCATGCCTTAAATAAAGATGGTATTTTATTTGTAGGAAGTACAGAACAAATATTTAATGCACATACATATAATTTCGAGATAGCGGATACGTTTTTTTATAAAAAGAGTTAA